The following proteins are encoded in a genomic region of Liolophura sinensis isolate JHLJ2023 chromosome 7, CUHK_Ljap_v2, whole genome shotgun sequence:
- the LOC135471677 gene encoding 3-hydroxyacyl-thioester dehydratase X-like translates to MIYVEIIVMIVGAFLAFFFALWYSSCFEDFKDSYTYNDKPSLLCIFTKGLILSLKRKQGRLYREGGKFGLRLSSVGSKDSTANSVSSTGIRPKRANIVFKDCRLNPAKLQEYRKVCGDTESVSVPLMYMECLFTRPLITLAVSSKSQLAPLGLIHIKQTVTIYENLDDLLTLPFDLDTEVMRYREVDRGVEADIRLQVFNMAEKCVWEGETTLLSRNPKAQRSGGHRTAPVKPEQGGFNEVELSVPGDTGIRYAKATGDWNPHHLYSWSAKLLGYRQPIAHGMWTLAKALAVIQNSGGTLTLPVHVDASFKRPLFMPGVCLVQCGVTSPAVRWLRVVDKVTGAPHLIATVTLLKT, encoded by the exons ATGATATATGTGGAAATCATTGTTATGATTGTAGGCGCAtttcttgcttttttctttGCACTTTGGTACAGTAGTTGTTTCGAAGACTTCAAAGACAGCTATACCTATAATGATAAACCTAGTCTGTTGTGCATTTTTACAAAAGGATTGATTTTAAGCCTAAAAAGGAAGCAAGGTCGTCTCTACCGAGAAGGTGGCAAATTTGGATTGAGGCTCTCGAGCGTGGGCTCGAAAGACAGTACGGCGAATAGCGTTTCGTCGACTGGCATAAGGCCCAAACGAGCAAATATAGTGTTTAAGGATTGTAG GTTGAACCCAGCTAAACTTCAGGAATACCGGAAAGTTTGTGGAGATACGGAGTCTGTTTCTGTCCCATTAATGTATATGGAATGTTTGTTTACAAGGCCTTTGATAACCTTGGCTGTATCATCTAAGAGCCAGTTGGCACCATTGG GTCTAATACACATCAAGCAAACAGTAACCATATATGAAAACCTGGATGACCTCCTGACCTTGCCTTTTGACCTGGACACTGAGGTGATGAGGTACAGAGAGGTTGACAGAGGTGTGGAGGCTGACATCAGGCTGCAAGTGTTCAACATGGCAGAGAAATGTGTCTgggaaggggagacaactctgctGTCCAGAAACCCCAAAGCTCAAAGAAGTGGAGGGCACAGAACTGCTCCTGTTAAGCCTGAGCAAG GTGGTTTTAACGAGGTAGAGCTAAGCGTCCCTGGGGACACAGGGATCAGATATGCCAAAGCCACTGGGGACTGGAATCCTCACCACCTCTACTCCTGGTCTGCCAAGCTCCTGGGGTACCGACAGCCCATTGCCCACGGCATGTGGACACTAGCCAAGGCACTAGCTGTTATACAGAACTCAG GTGGTACCCTTACACTTCCGGTCCATGTAGATGCCAGCTTTAAGAGGCCACTGTTCATGCCAGGTGTCTGTCTGGTCCAGTGCGGTGTCACATCTCCAGCAGTGCGGTGGTTGCGTGTGGTTGACAAGGTTACTGGTGCCCCTCATCTCATTGCCACTGTGACTTTGCTTAAGACATAG